In a genomic window of Styela clava chromosome 7, kaStyClav1.hap1.2, whole genome shotgun sequence:
- the LOC120328058 gene encoding growth arrest-specific protein 2-like produces MSEVTDKTESEDQALLPIKEDITIWLSGLLGMQLPSETFFDTLQTGTVLCQAAHAIHDAAFDQSLYNTENTNYDTTFNGTFPKPPKFSLKAKPGSFLARDNVANFITWCRGFGIKDTYMFESEDVVLQKQKRNVLLCLLEIARISSKFGVSMPELIHLENDIEREESSTINLMKSIGCKADIETRIPPSQDKRKRKKVLQLDDAVFAVTDNLKKSVEIERMGDCLYRIHDNLVSVRMLREQHVMVRVGGGWDTLKHYLQTHNTGVLYQQNKLLSFTDGAMTKKSKYRSNERKFHQIRTRIPLRMKQC; encoded by the exons ATGAGTGAGGTTACTGATAAAACAGAGTCAGAAGACCAGGCATTGCTGCCTATAAAAGAGGACATTACAATATGGTTATCTGGCTTACTTG gCATGCAGCTGCCATCAGAGACTTTTTTTGATACTTTGCAAACTGGAACGGTGCTGTGTCAGGCAGCCCACGCCATACATGATGCAGCTTTTGACCAATCATTGTACAACACAGAAAATACGAACTACG ACACAACTTTCAATGGTACCTTTCCGAAACCTCCAAAGTTTTCATTAAAAGCGAAACCGGGATCTTTCTTGGCAAGAGACAACGTCGCCAATTTTATAACCTGGTGTCGCGGCTTTGGAATCAAAGATACATACATGTTTGAATCAGAAGATGTCG TTCTTCAAAAGCAAAAAAGAAATGTTCTTCTCTGCTTGCTTGAAATTGCAAGAATATCTTCCAA ATTTGGCGTTTCCATGCCAGAATTGATACATTTAGAAAATGATATAGAGAGAGAGGAATCTTCAACgattaatttaatgaaaagTATTGGTTGCAAAGCCGATATAGAAACAAGAATTCCTCCCTCACAGgataaaagaaaaagaaaaaag GTTCTGCAATTAGATGATGCAGTTTTTGCTGTAACAGACAACTTGAAAAAATCAGTCGAAATAGAAAGGATGGGAGATTGTCTATACAGAATCCATGACAACCTTGTTTCTGTGAGG ATGTTACGAGAACAACATGTCATGGTTCGTGTTGGTGGAGGATGGGACACTCTTAAACATTATTTACAAACTCATAACACCGGTGTTTTATACCAACAAAATAAACTGCTAAGCTTTACTGATGGTGCTATGACGAAAAAAAGCAAATACCGGTCCAATGAACGgaaatttcatcaaattaggaCAAGGATACCACTGAGAATGAAACAATGCTGA
- the LOC120328059 gene encoding terminal uridylyltransferase 7-like, giving the protein MHKIRQHYSRLGCYVRKKYSSNMFLQGYCVKHNINPATVKTYARVLHLDEAVENKSPLCAGNEHKKKVDRQNCFPEFKSRASYKTTTELPNRIQKKSESLKGNVDLINILRNRRTSHVSGTVNSRNESLNNYLLPKRLNSLLSQSCQHVFKVNCPSNHSLKQRQKVCEDLELFLRSECHYDVRLHLFGSSGNGFTFHKSDIDICLVLDEVENIMPSRQFLITILELLEMYSGLTSVRTIFSAKVPIIKFLTSDGYEGDISLNNPLALRNTALLTSYAKIDVRCRILGYMFKEFVKTKFVKNTSSYAYIMLVIYFLQKCNPPVLPVLQELYDGDFQPEHVVDGWNAWFFDDMKALPTRWTGYNLNKQSIGELWFELIRFYSEIFDLDNDVVCIRKNGIMKKKAKQQHIKFLYSTTGKLNTKRIFHNSKWGGRSLVVEDPFDHGHNLTSNVSMAKFKTVIDSANRLHTAMARDPFFLNYIPKIRNAHLFYLQEWTSHKLN; this is encoded by the coding sequence ATGCATAAAATTAGACAACATTATTCTAGGTTGGGATGCTATGTCCGTAAAAAGTATTCCTCCAACATGTTTCTTCAAGGATATTGTGTGAAGCATAATATAAATCCTGCCACTGTGAAAACATATGCACGTGTCTTGCATCTGGATGAAGCTGTCGAAAACAAAAGTCCTTTATGTGCAGGTAATGAGCACAAAAAGAAGGTTGACAGACAAAATTGTTTTCCTGAATTCAAGTCCAGAGCTTCATACAAAACTACAACAGAACTTCCTAatagaatacaaaaaaaatccgAATCGCTCAAAGGTAATGTTGATTTGATAAATATACTAAGAAATAGAAGAACATCTCATGTTTCCGGCACTGTTAATAGCAGAAATGAATCACTAAATAATTACTTGCTTCCCAAGAGGCTAAATTCATTGCTTTCTCAATCCTGTCAGCATGTCTTCAAAGTTAACTGCCCCAGTAATCACAGTCtaaaacaaagacaaaaagtTTGTGAAGATTTAGAATTGTTCTTGAGGTCAGAATGTCATTATGATGTTCGTCTACATCTGTTTGGTTCATCTGGAAATGGCTTCACCTTTCACAAAAGCGACATCGACATATGTTTGGTTCTTGATGAGGTGGAGAACATTATGCCATCACGTCAATTTCTCATAACGATTCTTGAACTGTTGGAGATGTACTCTGGACTAACATCAGTACGTACAATATTTTCTGCCAAGGTTCCAATCATAAAATTTTTGACGAGCGATGGCTATGAAGGCGATATCTCTTTGAACAATCCACTCGCACTGAGAAACACTGCATTACTCAcatcatatgcaaaaattgacGTTCGCTGCAGGATTCTTGGCTACATGTTTAAAGAATTTGTAAAAACGAAATTTGTTAAGAACACATCATCATATGCATACATTATGCTAGtaatatattttcttcaaaaatgcaaTCCGCCTGTCCTCCCAGTGTTACAAGAACTTTACGATGGCGATTTTCAACCCGAGCATGTTGTCGATGGGTGGAACGCCTGGTTTTTTGACGACATGAAAGCATTACCCACAAGATGGACTGGCTATAACTTGAATAAACAATCAATTGGCGAGCTATGGTTTGAATTGATAAGATTTtatagtgaaatatttgatctCGATAATGATGTGGTATGTATTCGTAAAAACGGTATTATGAAGAAAAAGgcaaaacaacaacatataaaatttttatattcaactaCCGGTAAATTAAATACGAAACGAATATTTCACAACAGCAAATGGGGAGGAAGATCACTTGTAGTGGAAGATCCATTTGATCATGGACACAATCTAACCAGTAATGTCAGTATGGCTAAATTTAAAACTGTAATAGATTCTGCTAATCGTTTACATACAGCTATGGCAAGAGACCCATTTTTTCTCAATTATATACCTAAAATTAGAAATGCtcacttattttatttacaggAATGGACATCACATAAGCTGAATTAA
- the LOC144425041 gene encoding stAR-related lipid transfer protein 7, mitochondrial-like has translation MSKSKQLLRDIRRLCEDFHLRQYVKTKTSILHGWYLRNQDRNISVAQKYIKSAGTQCNVYIAQRLRRLHKIYLLYQQAYKEHAKIFLFYPIIRTFSCTRSAAFTFAACGFQFCDAGFSDHEIDKQIGELLEIKRALRCNNGIILPDSSWQNVLDDSDIKMWKHYRNDLRLTEYKVHGTFNDISAKMFFNIQVDMEYRKTWDDLVVKLEVIEADPSRDEQVLQWVTQLPRPFAPREYLCIRRTLVDDKNKVMVISAKAVNHPSCPPSNDFVRVTSYESHMVIKPHKSFDDLGFDYLMTYCDDPQIVLPTRLASWVISAGVPQYINKLHDACIQFGQKAPDSIQSVSNYLVS, from the coding sequence ATGTCAAAATCCAAACAATTACTCCGGGATATAAGACGTCTTTGTGAAGACTTTCATCTACGACAGTATGTCAAGACAAAAACGTCAATTCTTCATGGATGGTATCTACGGAATCAGGACAGGAATATTTCGGTGGctcaaaaatatatcaaaagtgcTGGCACTCAATGTAATGTCTATATAGCTCAAAGGCTGAGAcgattacataaaatatatcttcTGTACCAACAAGCCTATAAAGAGCATGCAAAAATTTTCCTATTCTATCCGATTATTCGAACATTTTCTTGTACAAGGTCCGCAGCATTTACATTTGCAGCATGTGGCTTCCAATTTTGTGATGCTGGGTTTTCAGACCATGAAATTGATAAGCAAATAGGCGAACTTTTAGAAATTAAGAGAGCTCTGAGATGCAACAATGGAATAATCCTACCAGATAGCTCATGGCAAAACGTTCTTGATGACAGCGATATCAAAATGTGGAAGCATTACCGCAATGATTTGAGATTAACAGAGTACAAAGTGCATGGCACATTTAACGACATCTCCGCTAAAATGTTCTTCAACATCCAAGTGGACATGGAGTATCGGAAAACATGGGATGATTTAGTGGTCAAACTCGAGGTTATAGAAGCAGATCCTTCAAGAGACGAGCAGGTTCTCCAGTGGGTTACTCAATTGCCTCGTCCTTTTGCTCCAAGAGAATATCTTTGTATAAGACGGACTTTAGTTGATGATAAAAACAAAGTTATGGTGATATCAGCAAAAGCTGTCAACCATCCTTCTTGCCCACCATCTAATGATTTTGTAAGAGTTACTTCGTATGAATCGCATATGGTTATCAAGCCCCACAAATCATTTGATGATTTAGGTTTTGACTATCTTATGACTTACTGTGATGATCCTCAAATCGTACTGCCGACAAGACTGGCATCTTGGGTTATATCTGCCGGTGTTCCACAATATATAAACAAGCTTCATGATGCCTGCATTCAGTTTGGCCAAAAAGCACCTGATAGCATTCAAAGTGTTTCCAATTATCTTGTCAGCTAA